The genomic DNA GATCACGTGCCCGACGCGGTATGGCACTCGGTGCGGCCTCATTTCAGCGACGAAGAGCTGGTCGATCTGACGCTGCTCGTCTCGGCGATCAATGCATGGAACCGCTTTGCGATCTCGTTCCGCAAGATGCCGGCCTGAGCGGCGGCATGACCGGCGGGCATGAGGCGGGGCGCCAGACCCAACGACGCACGGCATCGCCTCACTCGCCAATCCACGACCCGCGCAGATCGCTGTCATGCAGCAACTGCAACAGCGTGCCCGCGGGGCGGCTCAAGCGCTTCGCCGCAAGCGCGATGAATTCCACCGACGGCAACGTCGGCAGTGCGGCCGCATTCAGCGGCGGCGCGAGCCCGCGCGCGGCCAGATACTGCGGACGCACGGTAATGCCGAGTCCGCCCCGCGCGGCCGCGATACAGCCTGAATGACTGCTGCTCGTGCAGACGATCTGCCAGCTTGCACCGGCTTCGGCGAGCGCATCGAGCACGACCGCGCGCGTCACGCTCGGCTCGGCGACCAGAATCAGCGGCAGCGGCTGGCTCAGATCGACGAGCGTGCCGGTCCGCGCGAGCCATTCGAGGCGCCCTGTGAAGAGCGGCACGCCGCGCCGGTCGCCCAACCGGCGCTTGCCGACCAGCAGATCGATCGCGCCCGCGTCGAGCAGCTCGTAGAGCCTGCCCGTCATGCCGATCGTGATTTCGAGTTCGACGTCGGGATGCGCGTTGCGAAACG from Paraburkholderia sp. HP33-1 includes the following:
- a CDS encoding LysR family transcriptional regulator: MLNPIWLKTFSTVAACHSFTEAGRRLDLTQSSVSEHIRRLEQSVGRRLFVRDTHSLAMTPDGEAMLAHASVILQALSRAESQFRAPRLKGRVRLGSSDDIALGPLPTVLAAFRNAHPDVELEITIGMTGRLYELLDAGAIDLLVGKRRLGDRRGVPLFTGRLEWLARTGTLVDLSQPLPLILVAEPSVTRAVVLDALAEAGASWQIVCTSSSHSGCIAAARGGLGITVRPQYLAARGLAPPLNAAALPTLPSVEFIALAAKRLSRPAGTLLQLLHDSDLRGSWIGE